TTTATCCGGCGAATCGTTGACAGCTCCTGACTCATCAACGTCCAGAACAACTTCCCGGTCAGTCTTTTCGCTACCGGTTCCTGCAACCTTCGGCAGCGGCACAATGTTGCTGGCGCTGCGGCCATTGCCGACCTTGAATTTACCAATCCCCTGTAACAGCATGTCGGTCTGGGTCTTGAGCGATCCTGCGGCATCACTGACTACAGCAGTCGCTTTCAGGTTCCCCTGTGCTGACAGATTGATCCCGGCGACAGCCTCGACGATCTGCTGGCTCTCTTTCCGTTGCTCATCGCAAGCCATGTTGACCTTCTGGATCATACCGTTAACTTCTTCCATGCCGGCAGCAACATTCCGGCTTGCATCACTCTGCTCACGGGTCGATGTGTTGATCTTACCGGTCAGGTCACGCATGTTTTCCGAGACGGAAATGATTAATTTACTGCCCGATTCCTGTTCACGAATAGCGGATACAATCTGATTGACCATATCGGAGACACGATCCATGGCAATCCGGATCATCTCACCGCCTTTGACTTGTTCGCGCGTGGCCGAAGATATCTTGTTCATTTCTCCGGCGACCTGCTGCGATCCGGAGACGATTTTCTTCAGGGCTTCACCTGATTGGAGCGAGAGGCTTTCGCCCTCGGAAATGTTTTTCTCTGCTTCATTGATTGCACTGACGGCATTGCGGCTTTCCATCTGAACGCCCTCGATTATCGACACGATTTCCTTGGTCGACAACGATGTCTGGTCCGCCAGCTCCTTGATCTGGTCGGCCACCACGGCAAAACCGCGACCATGTTCTCCGGCCTGTGCTGCGATGATGGCTGCATTCAGCGCCAAAAGATTTGTCTCGTCGGCAAGATTGTCGATCACTGAAAGAATTTCACCGATATTCTGGGCCTTGTCGGAAAAGGAGTTGATGGCCTGGGCGGCCTGTTCGGATGTTTCCTTGATGCGTGACATTCCGGAAATTGTCGCATCTACAGCCTTCTGGCCGGCCTCGGCATCCTGCCGAACGCTTGCTGTAATCTCGGCTGTATCCTTTGCTCCCTGTTCAACCTGGCGGATTGAACTTTCCATTTCAGCTACCGACGAGGCGGTCACATCGGCCTCTTCCTTCAACCCGGAAACACTTTCGGAAACCTGTTTGATATTGCTCGCGATCTCAACAATCGATGAATTGACGTTTTCGGCCGATTCGGACAGGTTCTCGACATTCTGGGCGATCTCCTCGGTACTCGCAACCTGCTCGAGTATTGACGTGGTCACATCATCGGAAGTCGCAGTGATATGGCCCATTGAACGGGCAACATCAGCAACCGAGTTATCAATCCGCTCGATCGCAGCAGAGGTTTTACCAACCTCCTCTACCTGTCCACGTGCTGATTTATCCACCTGCCGGGCCGTGCTGGTCAGATTTGCAGAAATTTCTGTTATCTGATCAGATGAACTATTGACCTTGAGAACCATCTCACGCAGGTTATCGGCCATCCCGGTCATCGCCTTGACCAGATCACCAACCTCACCGTCCGCCTTGATTTCAAAAGTCCTGGCAGCATCGATGTCGCCTTCGGCAAGACGTGTCGCCAGATTCTGAACTGACCGGATCGGTTTGATCAACAGTCTCCCCGAGGCAATATTGATAATCACAGCCGAAAGAACCATGAAAGCCAGAAACAAAACAAGAATCAGATTTGATGTGTTGTTAGCGAGAGATTCGCCAGCAGCGATCTGATCTTCGACTGAAGCGACATGCGTCTGGTTGAGATCGTAAATTGCGGCGGTCAAGCTCTGCTGTAACTGGCCAACTTCCCGAATCTCATCCTGCAGCGATGCGACATCCTCCCCTTCAGCCAGCATCGTGTAGTATTTGCTGGCTTTCGCCTTGTAACCGGCATAATTTTCGCGGAATTCAATCAGGGCTTGATGGAATTTGGTGTTTACCTTGCCACCCTCTGTTGAGAGTTCAACCATTTCATCGAGTAGTGAGAGCACCGTATTGCCGAGGATATTCGCCTTTTCAAGGGCTTCTTCATCGGCCAGAAGGAAGGCATCCTCATAAAAGCTGGATTGTTTCAAAAAAACATTCTGAGCCTCGGTACCGCGTAAGGAAAGAGGAAAATCGGCATCACGCAAGCTACTGAGATCATTGACCAACTGATTGTTGGCATTGAAGGTCACGACTGTCGCTACGAGAAAGCCGAGAGCAACGACCCCGACACAGATCCAGATCTTGAATTTGATACCGCTGAAAAGAATCATAACCCCTCGTTCAGGATACCTGCTTAATTGATATCCAGCTTCTTGACTGAATCGTCCAGTGACGCTGCTGAAATATAGCCGATCGCACCGGCCTTGGCAGCAACCGCCTTTTTCATGGCAGCATCATCCGGGAAATCTTTCGGCGGCAATCCGGTGCCGGTGAAGAGTGATTTTTTCCAGAAAGTTGAATACTGCTGCGGCGATTTTTTCACTATTTTCTTAAGAAAAGCTCCATTCACCGGTGAAGCCGTCTGGGTATAAACGGTAACCTGTGAGCCATCGTTCCAACTACGCTGTTTACCGAGATAAATATTCTTGACCTCCTTGGCCGAGACAACCGTTACCGGATTTGATTTATTGGTAATCACCACATAATCAGCAGCGAACGCGACTGAACTGACCAGGAGCATTGAAAGGGTCAGGACACATATCAAATATTTCATCGTATAGCCTCCGTATATTTTAGGCTTGGGAAGGTTCATGTATTAAAAGTTGAAGGACGTTTTGAAGATATAATAGTTCCAGTCTTTTTCAGTGTTAAACGCCCCCGGACCATCGTTGAAATAATTCGTTAACAGGTCCGCTCCTTCAATATCGTGCCACTCGGCCTTGATCAGCCAGTTGCCGCTGAAATCGTACCGAAAGCCGACACCAAAATCTTCACGATAGAAATAATGCGCTGGCATTCCACCGTTTGCAACAGATTGAGCAACTCCATCCTTATCACCTTTATCACGATAAAAAGCATCATAGAGCACTGTAAAGGAGAGAGCTTCAAACCCCGGGGTCGGAACCGTCAGCATCGCATAGTATCCCATTGAATCATCTGGGTTCGGCAATGCCGGTGATGGAGATATCTGACCAAATTCATTATATTCTGCCGGCTGTTCAAACTGGATGTATTCTCCGGCAAAAATAAGATACGGTGTTGCGTACTCCAGAGAACCGATATACATCTGTTCCAATCGAACTCGTAGATTGTTGACTTTCCCAGGAGTGTCAGTTTGTAATCTAAAGTCTGCCTTACCTTCAAAAAAAGAAACGCCGACTTTCAATCCATCCAACACGGTGTTATACATAAACCGACCACCATAAACATATTCATTGTCAGCTGATATGCTCAATAACTGGTCATTATTCCCACCGAAATTCATTTCGGCCATCTGGGCAAAACCAAAAAAAGCTTGAAGAGTCGGCGAATCATCCGGGAAGTTGATCTGGCCACCATAGGCGGCATAATCAAGATCACCGGCAGCACCGAGTGATATATTGCCATAGAGCTGCCCACCCTGGGAGGCGACGAGCAGATTGCGGCGGGTTTCATCGTAGACCGATTGCGGCAGGAAGGCCATGTTGCGCAGGAAGTCCGAGTCACGCCCTTCGTTGTAGAGGCCGATCGGCATCTTGACTTTACCGAGACGAACGCCCAGAGCATCATCGAAACGATAATCTCCAAAAGCCCAGTCAAGACGGATGTCGTTGTTCCCCTCGTCGCCGAGGTCCCTGGAGAGGAACTGCATGCCGACCCGCAGTTTATCATTGACCGGAACATTAATGGTTAAACCCGCTTCAAGAATCTGGGTCGTTCCATCCGTAGAATCGGTCGCCAGCCAGTCATTTTTATCCGTTTTCATATAACCCTGCGAAACGAAACCATTCAGCCGCAACTGGGTCAGATCAAAAGCCAGTAAAGCCGTCGGGAGCAGAGTCAAGACCAGTACCAGACAAATAATTCTTGCGTTGTGCATGGAGCCTCCTGATAAAAAGCGCGATGGAGTAATGTAATATTACGAGTCAAAACAACGATTAATGCCGAGCACAGAACATTTAAAGCATTATGATGACAATCGAAACTTTCGTTTAACAATACAATACCAAAAGAGGAGAATTTTACATTTACCATGCCAAACAAATATTCAGAATCGATTAAAAACCAAAAACTACAGTAAATACTTATCTTTATTCATATCTGAATCATCTTTTTTCAATTGCTAAATTCATGATATATGTCGTGGAACCGCCTCCCCATCAGAGAAACTAGCCAAACCACTGAAATCCTTTTCAATTTCAGTGATTTGGCATATACAAAAAACAGTTTTAGTTCTTATTGGCTCTGAAAAACGCTTAAATGTGATAAAATGTCGATCTGGTTCAATATAAAAACAACTGGAGTACCAATGATCCGAACAATTTTGATATTGATCATTTTTGTATTTTCAACAATGCATTGTTATGCAGCTGAGACGGATAAGCAAGGTCGGTTGTCCCAACGCGATCTCGCTGTCGAACTGGTTCAAAGCCTCGGCTGGTCTTTCGGCCTGCCCGATGAACCTGAGAATGAAGATTACCTGACCATCCTTAACGGTCGCCGCACCTGGCGGTTTGAATTTGAAGATATCGTTATCCCCGATGCCGAGGCGCCACTGGCCCCGAAAGAGATCCTCACCTTCGGTAAGTTCAGCGGCAAGAACTGGCAGCGGGCTCCGGGGCGCAGGATCACGCCGCGGCTTGAATTCCTTCTGCCGCTCTCCGGTCGCTACACCATTAAAGCATCGCTGTTCAAGCCGGGCTACCAGCTCGCGATCAATGAGCACGAACTGGCAGCAGACGGTACTACCAATTTCAGCAAGGTGACCTTCGGAACGATCGACCTGACGGCCGGTCGGCTGAACGCCGAGATGACAATACCGTCGCGCGGCGGTATCGATTACATAGTCCTCGAAGCACCGCCGGCCCGCAACATCGCTCCGCACTCCGGATGGGAATTCGACCGGCCACTTGAAAACAGGTATATGGCTGTGACTGCCCTGCAGGCTCTGGAACTCGAAGGGCTGCTGCCCGGGCGTCCGGAAACGCTGGAACTGGAAGCAGAATCAGCGCCCACGCCGAGCGGCGCTGTCTGCTGCACCGACCTTTACAAGGGTCCGATCAAGGGAGAGTGGGTCCGCTCGGACAGCGGCCAGTCCGAATACAGTCACCTGTTTGAGATTGAACAACCGGGAGTTTACGATCTCTCCATGAATGTGCAGGGAAAAAGCCCTTTTTCAGGGATGCTGAACGGCAAGGATTATTTCAAAATCGATCCAAAACCGTATTTCACTGAGATTTATTCCGGATCGTTTTTCCTTGAAAAAGGGACCAATCAGATCGAAATAAATATTCCGCACCGGGGCGGCCTCGACCGCTTCTCTTTCCGGGCCAGATCATCGTCTCCGGACGATTACCTGCAACTTGCCGGGTTGGCCGATACCCCAACAACACCGGAAGAGCTCAATAGATTCCTGCGTCTCGTTGCCGCCATCGGGACCAATCGATAGGTCAGTATAGAGATACGATAAATGAAAATCGGAGGGGGATTGACAAGTTACGGGGCCGGTCTGTCTGCCGCTCCTTTTCTCTACTGGTTCGAGCTGTTCCACAGCTTTCCTTTTATTCTGGCGGCTCTGGCGCTGCCAGCCGCGCGAACCAGGCTGTTTCCGGTCGTCATGGTGCTTTTTCTTTTCCTGACCGGACTGAGCAGCTACAACGTATTTATATCTCATGACATTCCGTCCGAGCTAAAAAAAAGCCTCTCCAGTCACCAAAACATACGGATTGAGGGAACGATCCGGACCCTGAACAGCCGGCCCGAAAACGGGCTGCGCATTGATCTTGAATCGGTTGTGGTCGAAAATGGCAACGGGACGATACCTGTGCCCGGAGCTCTCCGGATTTATGCCGATATTGACAATTCGGACATCGCCCCCGGAAACCGGGTCCGACTCATGGCCAGACTGCGCCCTCCCCGGAACTTTGCGACGCCGGGAGGTTTCGATTATGTCCGCTACCTGCAACGGCGCGACATTATCGCCACCGGATATACCGAACAGACTGCCAATCTCGCCGTAATCGCAGATGAAGTCAAAGAGAGTATCATCAACCGCATCAGGCGATGGCGCGCGAGGTTGCGTCAACAGATTCTTTCAAACATCGACAGCGAGTCAGCACCCCTGGTTAACGCCCTGACAACCGGAGACCGGGGCGCAATCACGCAACAGCAGCGTCAGCTCCTGGCACAGAGCGGTCTGGCCCATCTCTTCGCCATCTCCGGACTCCATATCGGGCTGGTTGCTGCATTTCTCTATGCACTCTGTCGATATGTCTACCTGGCCATTCCGATCGGTCAGCACAAGCCACCGCCGCGGCGCATTCTGCCGCCGTTACTGGTACCGTTTCTATTCGGCTACATGATTTTGACCGGCTCGGCAATTTCAACCCTACGGGCGTTTATCATGCTGGTCGCTATTGTTCTCCTCTGCGGCATGGCGCGCCGCAGCCGACCGTTCGACATCCTGCTTGTAGCCGCCTTCATAATCCTGGTGGCCGACCCGCTGGCCCTTTTCGAACCATCGTTTCAACTCTCATTTGCCGGTGCCGCCGGCATCGCTCTCCTGTTCCCGCTCTGGCGGCATCGCCTGGCCGACAAACCGCTCTACCTGCGCTACCCTCTCGGGCTGCTGGCCGCCAACCTGTCGGCAACTGCAGCAACAATGCCACTGGTGCTCATGCATTTCCATATCCTGGCGCCGGCCGGGCCATTGCTCAACATGCTTGCGATCCCTCTTGTTTCGCTGATAATCGTCCCGATCATCCTTGTCGCGACCTTGTGCCAACTGTTCTCGGCACCGCTGTCGCTTCTGCTGTTCAAATCTGCAGCAGTCATCCTTTCCATGTTTTTTACTTTCTGCCATACAATCGTCAATAGCGATTACCTGAACGCTGTCACAATTTATTCCTCATCAGTCGAAATACTGGTGCCGATCATTTTGGCGGCAACTCTGTTCTTACTCTATCGGGCGACTGAGCAATGGAGATTTGTTATCTGCGGCTTATCGATCTTTATTGCGATTTCGGCTTTTGCCTTTCAATCGCCCCGTCCGCTCACCGTAACAGTTCTCGATGTCGGCCAGGGTGATTCGACCCTGCTGCAATTTCCGAATAACAAAAGCTACCTGGTCGATGGCGGTGGTCTCTACAGTGACCGCTTCGACATTGGAGAGAAGGTCGTCGCACCGGCCCTCGGTGCACTCGGAATCGACCGGCTCGAGGCTGTTATCCTGACCCATGACCACCCGGACCATCGGAAGGGGCTTGTCTATATACTCAAACATTTCAAGGTCAAAGAGTTCTGGTGCGGCCAATCTGCCGAAGAACT
The DNA window shown above is from Desulfuromonas sp. and carries:
- a CDS encoding phosphate ABC transporter substrate-binding protein; translated protein: MNLPKPKIYGGYTMKYLICVLTLSMLLVSSVAFAADYVVITNKSNPVTVVSAKEVKNIYLGKQRSWNDGSQVTVYTQTASPVNGAFLKKIVKKSPQQYSTFWKKSLFTGTGLPPKDFPDDAAMKKAVAAKAGAIGYISAASLDDSVKKLDIN
- a CDS encoding methyl-accepting chemotaxis protein, coding for MILFSGIKFKIWICVGVVALGFLVATVVTFNANNQLVNDLSSLRDADFPLSLRGTEAQNVFLKQSSFYEDAFLLADEEALEKANILGNTVLSLLDEMVELSTEGGKVNTKFHQALIEFRENYAGYKAKASKYYTMLAEGEDVASLQDEIREVGQLQQSLTAAIYDLNQTHVASVEDQIAAGESLANNTSNLILVLFLAFMVLSAVIINIASGRLLIKPIRSVQNLATRLAEGDIDAARTFEIKADGEVGDLVKAMTGMADNLREMVLKVNSSSDQITEISANLTSTARQVDKSARGQVEEVGKTSAAIERIDNSVADVARSMGHITATSDDVTTSILEQVASTEEIAQNVENLSESAENVNSSIVEIASNIKQVSESVSGLKEEADVTASSVAEMESSIRQVEQGAKDTAEITASVRQDAEAGQKAVDATISGMSRIKETSEQAAQAINSFSDKAQNIGEILSVIDNLADETNLLALNAAIIAAQAGEHGRGFAVVADQIKELADQTSLSTKEIVSIIEGVQMESRNAVSAINEAEKNISEGESLSLQSGEALKKIVSGSQQVAGEMNKISSATREQVKGGEMIRIAMDRVSDMVNQIVSAIREQESGSKLIISVSENMRDLTGKINTSTREQSDASRNVAAGMEEVNGMIQKVNMACDEQRKESQQIVEAVAGINLSAQGNLKATAVVSDAAGSLKTQTDMLLQGIGKFKVGNGRSASNIVPLPKVAGTGSEKTDREVVLDVDESGAVNDSPDKIET
- a CDS encoding DNA internalization-related competence protein ComEC/Rec2 — translated: MKIGGGLTSYGAGLSAAPFLYWFELFHSFPFILAALALPAARTRLFPVVMVLFLFLTGLSSYNVFISHDIPSELKKSLSSHQNIRIEGTIRTLNSRPENGLRIDLESVVVENGNGTIPVPGALRIYADIDNSDIAPGNRVRLMARLRPPRNFATPGGFDYVRYLQRRDIIATGYTEQTANLAVIADEVKESIINRIRRWRARLRQQILSNIDSESAPLVNALTTGDRGAITQQQRQLLAQSGLAHLFAISGLHIGLVAAFLYALCRYVYLAIPIGQHKPPPRRILPPLLVPFLFGYMILTGSAISTLRAFIMLVAIVLLCGMARRSRPFDILLVAAFIILVADPLALFEPSFQLSFAGAAGIALLFPLWRHRLADKPLYLRYPLGLLAANLSATAATMPLVLMHFHILAPAGPLLNMLAIPLVSLIIVPIILVATLCQLFSAPLSLLLFKSAAVILSMFFTFCHTIVNSDYLNAVTIYSSSVEILVPIILAATLFLLYRATEQWRFVICGLSIFIAISAFAFQSPRPLTVTVLDVGQGDSTLLQFPNNKSYLVDGGGLYSDRFDIGEKVVAPALGALGIDRLEAVILTHDHPDHRKGLVYILKHFKVKEFWCGQSAEELHPDLEEVLNAKKIPYRQFEPGWQDLSTGTSLFKIFTIRTVRQKKNDQSLVLYAATGNDGVLLTSDLEKEGIRMLVSSAPPGPVNLLKIPHHGSRYSNPKPLLNTYAPGLSFISVGYNNRYKHPDPTMIEQIKKSSCRIDRTDLDGSIRYLTTGNGWAITHWKKGLFR